In uncultured Desulfuromusa sp., a genomic segment contains:
- a CDS encoding LysR family transcriptional regulator has translation MDRFREMETFMAVVESGSFVAAAEKLRISKSVASRIIQDLEVRLGGRLLHRTTRKLSLTDIGQAYYQRCQHILEEITVAEGAVGKDREAVIGILKVSAPLTFGTMHLAQHWGEFLKRHPLVEIDLTLLDRRVDLVGEGYDLAIRIAPQQEDSSLVSRKLATSRMVMCASPQYLEKHGTPKTLEEISRHEFIGYSYVPTGDIWTFKSINVTEGLKVNPRLRVNNGDTCRLAALQGLGIIVQPSFIISNDLASGHLIEILPEWHAEERGIYAVYPTRQHLSGKVRALVDYLADKFKHEKWNSHAQKGPR, from the coding sequence ATGGATCGTTTCAGAGAGATGGAAACCTTCATGGCCGTTGTCGAATCCGGAAGCTTTGTCGCTGCCGCTGAAAAACTGCGCATTTCCAAATCAGTCGCATCAAGAATCATTCAGGATCTCGAGGTTCGCTTAGGTGGTCGCTTGTTGCATCGGACAACTCGCAAGCTATCCCTCACCGATATCGGACAAGCCTATTATCAACGTTGTCAGCATATCCTCGAAGAAATTACGGTCGCGGAAGGAGCTGTCGGTAAAGATCGCGAGGCCGTCATCGGCATCTTGAAGGTCAGTGCCCCACTGACTTTCGGAACCATGCATCTGGCTCAGCACTGGGGAGAGTTTCTCAAACGCCATCCTTTGGTTGAAATTGATCTCACTCTGCTGGACAGGCGTGTCGATTTGGTTGGAGAAGGATACGATCTGGCCATTCGTATTGCGCCACAGCAGGAGGATTCATCCCTGGTTTCCCGCAAGCTGGCAACTTCGCGGATGGTCATGTGCGCCTCCCCACAGTACCTGGAAAAACATGGAACACCGAAAACACTTGAGGAGATATCCAGGCATGAATTTATCGGTTACAGCTATGTGCCGACGGGAGATATCTGGACATTCAAATCGATCAATGTCACTGAAGGATTAAAAGTAAACCCGCGATTGCGCGTGAACAATGGTGACACTTGTCGATTAGCGGCGTTACAGGGTCTGGGAATTATCGTCCAGCCGAGCTTTATTATCAGCAATGACTTGGCATCAGGTCACTTAATTGAGATTTTACCAGAGTGGCACGCTGAAGAGCGTGGCATTTATGCTGTTTATCCTACGCGTCAGCATCTCTCCGGCAAGGTTCGCGCCCTGGTCGATTATCTCGCAGATAAATTCAAACACGAAAAATGGAACTCCCATGCTCAAAAAGGACCACGTTGA
- a CDS encoding Hsp20/alpha crystallin family protein, whose protein sequence is MKLAKWDPFREMEAMLDPYSKSHDWPFRGGRDLNTAGADWVPRADITETDDAFCITADVPGIKREDVKIDIDDHVLSIHGENKQEKEEKGKTLHRIERYYGSFRRSFSLPENVNEDKIDAVFKDGVLTLTIPKTEVKKPKSIEIKVK, encoded by the coding sequence ATGAAACTGGCAAAATGGGATCCTTTTAGGGAAATGGAAGCCATGTTAGACCCATACTCAAAATCACATGATTGGCCTTTTCGCGGTGGTCGAGATTTAAATACAGCGGGTGCTGACTGGGTGCCCCGAGCTGATATCACCGAGACTGACGACGCTTTCTGTATAACTGCTGATGTCCCGGGAATTAAACGCGAAGATGTTAAAATCGACATTGATGATCATGTTTTGAGTATTCATGGAGAAAACAAGCAGGAAAAAGAAGAAAAAGGGAAAACGCTCCATCGAATTGAACGCTATTACGGCAGTTTCAGGCGCAGTTTTTCACTGCCGGAAAACGTCAATGAAGATAAAATAGACGCCGTATTTAAAGATGGTGTTTTGACGTTGACAATTCCCAAGACTGAAGTCAAAAAGCCAAAGTCCATTGAAATCAAGGTGAAATAA
- the ygiD gene encoding 4,5-DOPA dioxygenase extradiol, protein MNNSARSLMPALFIGHGNPMVTLGDNRYTRKWSELGQMLTQPKAILVISAHWYIPEMRVTAMKAPRTIHDFYGFPKELFQLEYPASGSPDLAEQVADLLLPDKFDSDFEWGLDHGTWAVLRHLYPKAQIPVVQLSLDMRKSSEEHYRLGQKLLSLREQGVLVVGSGNLVHNLGGFDWKNPQKEPPGWAVEFEAWNRDKFQRGQVEDLVDYLGSVDGAHLAVPSPDHYLPLLYLAALKNSGDDVSFPVEGFDGGTMSMISVLLT, encoded by the coding sequence ATGAATAACTCCGCACGTTCATTGATGCCGGCCCTTTTTATCGGCCATGGAAACCCGATGGTGACTCTGGGCGACAATCGATATACGCGTAAGTGGTCAGAGCTTGGTCAAATGTTGACACAACCCAAAGCAATTCTGGTGATTTCTGCTCACTGGTACATTCCCGAGATGCGGGTTACGGCGATGAAAGCACCGAGGACAATACATGATTTCTACGGATTCCCGAAGGAACTGTTCCAACTGGAATATCCTGCTTCAGGAAGTCCCGATCTGGCAGAACAGGTGGCTGATCTGCTGTTACCGGACAAATTTGATTCTGATTTTGAATGGGGGCTGGATCATGGGACTTGGGCTGTGTTGCGCCATTTGTACCCAAAAGCTCAGATACCGGTTGTTCAATTGAGCCTGGATATGCGTAAAAGTTCTGAGGAACACTACCGACTGGGACAAAAGTTGCTGAGCTTACGCGAACAAGGGGTACTTGTTGTCGGCAGTGGTAATCTTGTCCATAATCTTGGCGGCTTTGATTGGAAAAATCCGCAAAAAGAACCACCCGGTTGGGCTGTTGAATTTGAAGCCTGGAACAGGGACAAGTTCCAAAGAGGACAGGTTGAAGATTTAGTCGATTACCTCGGCAGTGTTGATGGGGCACACTTAGCCGTTCCGAGCCCGGATCATTATTTGCCCTTACTTTATCTGGCAGCGTTGAAAAATTCCGGAGACGATGTGAGTTTTCCGGTTGAAGGTTTTGATGGCGGAACCATGTCGATGATTTCTGTTTTGCTGACCTAG
- a CDS encoding response regulator, translating into MTAKEPIVTDKFSELRARAEQQLEKGEGAGAVTISPAELLQTVHELHTHQIELELQNEDLRLALGELELSLKKFRDLYDFAPVGYLTISDKGLLIEINLTAATILGVERNKLLNQPLSSYIHKDDRDFYYHCHQKLMQTKKQQQCEVRMYGKDGQLFHAQLQSSVHPQLDGSRGKFRSVLTDVSERHAFEEKLLLGKKQWESTFDAMTEIVTIQDREFHIVRANKAAYHTFNAELGELVGKKCYEVFRGADEACEDCPLVEENNQDLQHSGKIHHEPLGKTFLVSSSRIMNDNHEVQYLIHTAMDVSELERLEKLLRQKYKMEAVGLLAGGIAHNFNNNLSIILGNLELSKMRLTPESEVIPFLDNALIGVNRSRSLVQKILNYSSQGTGNHAPMKVALVFEETMKLLRSTFPVTVVFQKKVSPEASVSIIKADSSQIQEVLINLCNNAIYAMAEEGVLTVSLETIELKANDALLNNNENNPGSYVKISVEDTGCGMSTELIDKIFDPFFTTKGVGVGSGMGLSTVQGIVNQYGGLMTVQSLPGQGSIFDIYFPRIETTHQDRARIAQNYSKGTENILLVDDDPLIAGLNEQLLAEMGYQVTVKIDSREALELVAANPDRFDLLITDQTMPDLTGQKLIEKIKEHRPDMPTILCTGHSSKINANQAQRQGIDAFLLKPMELTGLLKTVRQILDKSKKRLLE; encoded by the coding sequence ATGACAGCAAAGGAACCGATCGTAACAGATAAATTCAGTGAGCTGCGTGCCAGAGCTGAGCAGCAGTTAGAAAAAGGGGAAGGGGCTGGGGCCGTGACAATCTCCCCGGCAGAACTGTTGCAGACGGTTCATGAACTGCATACCCACCAAATTGAATTGGAACTGCAGAATGAAGATTTACGTCTGGCTTTAGGTGAACTTGAACTCTCATTGAAAAAATTCAGAGATCTTTATGACTTTGCTCCGGTTGGTTACTTGACCATAAGTGACAAGGGATTGCTGATTGAAATCAATTTGACCGCAGCAACAATACTTGGAGTTGAAAGAAACAAGTTATTAAACCAGCCTCTGTCATCCTATATTCACAAAGATGATCGGGATTTTTACTATCATTGTCATCAGAAGCTGATGCAGACAAAAAAGCAGCAGCAATGTGAAGTGCGGATGTATGGCAAAGACGGACAACTATTTCATGCCCAACTTCAGAGTTCCGTGCATCCACAACTCGACGGCAGCAGAGGGAAATTCCGCTCAGTTCTCACAGATGTCAGCGAACGCCATGCCTTTGAAGAAAAACTGCTTTTAGGTAAGAAACAATGGGAAAGCACTTTTGACGCTATGACTGAAATTGTCACAATTCAAGATCGTGAATTTCACATTGTTCGTGCCAACAAAGCCGCTTACCACACGTTCAATGCCGAGTTGGGGGAGCTGGTTGGGAAAAAATGCTACGAGGTCTTTCGAGGTGCTGATGAAGCCTGCGAGGATTGTCCTTTGGTTGAAGAAAACAATCAGGATTTGCAGCACTCTGGAAAAATTCATCATGAGCCGTTGGGAAAAACCTTTCTGGTGTCGTCTTCCCGGATTATGAATGACAATCATGAGGTTCAATATTTAATCCATACAGCCATGGATGTCAGTGAATTAGAGCGACTGGAAAAGCTTTTGCGGCAAAAGTATAAAATGGAAGCTGTTGGCCTTTTGGCTGGTGGCATTGCCCATAATTTTAACAATAATCTGAGTATTATTCTCGGCAATCTTGAACTCTCGAAAATGCGCTTGACACCGGAGAGTGAGGTGATTCCTTTTTTAGATAATGCTTTGATCGGCGTCAATCGTTCTCGTAGTCTGGTGCAGAAAATTCTTAATTACAGCAGCCAAGGTACGGGGAACCATGCGCCAATGAAGGTCGCTCTGGTTTTTGAAGAAACCATGAAGCTATTACGTTCAACTTTCCCCGTAACCGTTGTTTTTCAGAAGAAAGTGAGCCCCGAAGCCAGTGTATCAATCATCAAAGCAGATTCTTCTCAAATCCAGGAAGTTCTTATTAACCTTTGTAATAATGCAATCTATGCTATGGCTGAAGAAGGGGTATTGACCGTATCTTTGGAGACGATAGAACTCAAAGCGAATGACGCACTCTTGAACAATAATGAAAATAATCCTGGCAGCTATGTCAAAATCAGTGTCGAAGACACCGGTTGCGGCATGTCTACCGAGCTCATCGATAAAATTTTTGATCCTTTTTTTACCACCAAAGGGGTTGGTGTCGGTAGCGGAATGGGGTTGTCGACTGTCCAGGGAATCGTTAACCAATATGGTGGACTTATGACTGTGCAAAGTCTGCCCGGTCAAGGCAGTATCTTTGATATTTATTTCCCCCGGATTGAAACAACGCATCAGGATCGGGCTCGTATAGCTCAAAATTATTCCAAAGGAACCGAGAACATCCTTTTAGTTGATGATGACCCGTTGATTGCCGGTCTTAACGAACAGCTTCTTGCCGAAATGGGCTATCAGGTTACTGTGAAGATCGACAGTCGTGAAGCTTTGGAACTTGTTGCGGCCAATCCTGACCGTTTTGATTTGTTGATAACCGATCAGACCATGCCCGACCTCACCGGTCAAAAACTGATTGAAAAGATCAAAGAACACCGGCCTGATATGCCGACGATTCTTTGTACTGGTCATAGCAGTAAAATCAATGCGAATCAGGCCCAACGGCAGGGAATCGATGCCTTCCTGCTGAAGCCAATGGAACTGACCGGATTGCTCAAAACAGTCCGACAGATATTGGATAAAAGCAAGAAAAGGTTGTTAGAATAA
- a CDS encoding MFS transporter, producing the protein MHSESHPPLRLAWTVWGLGAALYIFGFFQRVAPGVMTTELIADFDLTGAELGSLSAFYFYSYVAMQIPTGLLADSWGPRKLLTAGALVAGLGSLCFAFADGLFWACTGRLLIGGSVAVAFVAMMKLSSHWMALKHFSLASGMALFLGILGAIFAGTPLRLLVSSFDWRPVMLISSLFPFVIAALIWIIVRDDPQERGYSSYAPATGIEEPRVGVIAGLRQAFTYRNTWLLSLAPGALAGSVLTFAGLWGVPFLTSHYALSAPLAAATCSAMLLMWAIGGPLLGSLSDRIGNRKPVYLVCCAVIAAAWTLVIFLPELSLIFLIGLLMMIGFASGGIIIGFAYVKESVPSNLAGTASGVCNMGVMVGPMLLQPAVGWVLDSRWQGTTNAGTRIYEAGAYRAGFSLILIWAVLALICLALTRETNCRQRP; encoded by the coding sequence ATGCATTCAGAGTCACATCCCCCCTTGCGACTTGCCTGGACCGTTTGGGGTCTTGGCGCCGCTCTCTATATTTTCGGTTTTTTCCAGCGGGTCGCTCCCGGAGTCATGACTACCGAATTGATTGCTGATTTCGACCTTACGGGTGCAGAGTTAGGAAGTCTTTCGGCATTCTATTTCTATAGTTATGTCGCAATGCAGATTCCTACCGGACTGCTGGCCGATAGCTGGGGGCCACGCAAATTGCTGACAGCCGGAGCTTTGGTGGCCGGCCTCGGCAGCCTTTGCTTTGCCTTTGCTGACGGGTTGTTCTGGGCGTGCACAGGGCGGTTATTAATCGGTGGATCAGTGGCAGTCGCTTTCGTTGCCATGATGAAACTTTCCAGCCACTGGATGGCCCTGAAACACTTCTCCCTCGCTTCAGGGATGGCTCTCTTCCTTGGAATCCTTGGGGCAATTTTTGCGGGAACGCCCTTGCGCCTGTTGGTCTCTTCCTTTGACTGGCGACCTGTGATGTTGATTTCCAGCCTGTTTCCATTTGTTATTGCTGCCTTGATCTGGATCATTGTTCGTGATGATCCTCAAGAACGAGGCTATTCAAGCTACGCCCCAGCAACCGGAATTGAAGAGCCGCGAGTCGGAGTTATTGCGGGCTTGAGGCAGGCCTTTACCTACCGCAATACCTGGCTGTTGTCACTGGCACCGGGAGCACTTGCCGGAAGTGTCCTGACCTTTGCAGGACTCTGGGGAGTTCCTTTTCTAACCAGTCACTACGCGCTAAGCGCACCACTGGCAGCAGCAACCTGCTCTGCCATGCTTCTCATGTGGGCCATCGGCGGCCCTTTACTCGGCAGTCTTTCTGATCGTATCGGCAACCGTAAACCTGTCTATCTGGTCTGCTGTGCCGTCATCGCTGCTGCTTGGACTTTGGTAATTTTCCTACCCGAACTCTCCTTGATTTTTTTGATTGGTCTTTTAATGATGATAGGATTTGCCTCCGGGGGAATTATTATCGGCTTCGCCTATGTCAAAGAATCGGTCCCATCAAACTTGGCTGGAACCGCATCAGGGGTCTGCAACATGGGAGTCATGGTTGGTCCGATGCTTCTCCAACCGGCCGTTGGCTGGGTTCTTGATAGCCGCTGGCAAGGGACAACCAACGCAGGAACCCGCATCTATGAAGCTGGGGCCTATCGCGCCGGATTTTCTCTTATACTCATCTGGGCCGTTCTGGCACTGATTTGTTTGGCATTGACACGGGAAACGAATTGTCGACAAAGGCCTTAA
- a CDS encoding peptidylprolyl isomerase, protein MIRAAHNNTVTVKYTGTLTDGTIFDASSEDSPLSFIIGRKEVIKGFEAAVIGMSQGETKTVVVEPSQAYGEPDPALTEEINRADLPDDLELTEGGQLEVTQNDGSILRLMIAKVTDKTVTLDANHPLAGKALTFVIEMIEIDTAPPKELPPIFAGALSGGQIH, encoded by the coding sequence ATGATTCGCGCGGCGCACAACAACACTGTAACAGTAAAGTATACCGGCACACTCACTGACGGAACAATCTTCGATGCATCTTCTGAAGACAGTCCCCTGTCGTTTATTATTGGTAGAAAAGAAGTGATTAAAGGCTTTGAAGCTGCAGTGATCGGCATGTCGCAGGGAGAAACCAAAACAGTTGTCGTCGAGCCTTCCCAGGCTTACGGGGAACCCGACCCGGCTTTGACCGAAGAAATTAACCGAGCTGATCTGCCTGATGATCTCGAACTGACTGAAGGCGGTCAACTTGAAGTGACCCAGAATGACGGCAGCATTTTACGACTGATGATCGCTAAAGTCACCGATAAAACTGTCACCCTTGATGCCAATCATCCTTTGGCGGGCAAAGCACTGACCTTTGTTATTGAAATGATTGAAATTGACACCGCCCCTCCCAAAGAACTCCCGCCTATTTTTGCCGGAGCGTTGTCGGGAGGCCAGATCCACTAA
- the lon gene encoding endopeptidase La, whose protein sequence is MMESQTYTLPILSLESTLVFPNLAMPISVQKPASVQAVEAALASEHRMMALFSTRKSGEETSRDVDLYEYGTVATIQLIAKFDTKLQIIVHGVERISIVQILQKQPFLKAQVQPCPVTTLHDIETEALQREVLEHADRYFTLAHPGKELQFPNLLHFEENILQLVYPVAKLLQLELAQEQKLLAAATDKEAMELFNAYLNHEIQVLEIRKKISDQAQEKLSAEQKKYLLREQIKVMQQELGEGSEENVSQELHKKLRETELPEKVKKEVEKEMARLEQIPPSSAEYQVASAHLELVFELPWQNLTTDNLDLNNALQVLDEDHYGLKEIKERIIEQLAVMKLNPRAKSPILCLIGPPGVGKTSLGQSIARALGRKFERFSLGGMHDEAELRGHRRTYIGAMPGRILQSIRRAGVKNPLLMLDEVDKLGQDFRGDPAAALMEILDPAQNDSFHDNYLDLPFDLSQVFFITTANTIDNIPKPLLDRMETLRLSGYSDEEKMEIGRRYLLPRQRTEAGLTSEQFTVPDATLTAVIRRYTRESGVRELERMLGRLARKVAVRFAKGETTPVRVSVPDLPEQLGPERFFVEQLRNDLSPGVATGLAWTESGGDILFIEAIELPDGEKFTLTGHLGEVMKESAMAANSYVLSHGKELGISRCFSAVHLHVPSGAIPKDGPSAGVTMATALASLYLDEVVRSDTAMTGEITLSGMVLPVGGVKEKVLAARRAGLLRVILPRENNKDLTSLPDQVKDEMEFIFVDRIEDVLREAIPGLIQEQATHEK, encoded by the coding sequence ATGATGGAAAGTCAAACATATACCCTGCCAATTTTGTCGCTGGAGAGTACGCTGGTCTTTCCGAACCTCGCTATGCCGATCTCAGTCCAGAAACCGGCATCAGTTCAAGCTGTTGAGGCCGCTTTAGCAAGTGAACATAGGATGATGGCCCTGTTTTCGACTCGGAAGTCGGGAGAAGAAACCTCCAGAGATGTTGATCTGTACGAATATGGCACTGTTGCGACAATTCAGCTGATTGCCAAGTTCGACACGAAGCTGCAGATCATTGTCCATGGGGTAGAGCGCATCTCAATTGTACAGATTCTTCAGAAACAACCATTTTTAAAGGCTCAGGTGCAGCCCTGTCCGGTGACAACTCTCCATGATATTGAAACTGAGGCTTTACAGCGTGAGGTGTTGGAGCATGCCGATCGCTATTTCACTCTGGCTCATCCAGGGAAAGAATTGCAGTTTCCCAATCTGCTTCACTTCGAAGAAAACATTCTGCAACTTGTTTATCCGGTTGCAAAACTATTGCAACTCGAACTTGCCCAGGAACAGAAACTCCTGGCCGCTGCAACAGATAAAGAAGCGATGGAATTGTTCAATGCTTACCTTAATCATGAAATTCAAGTTCTTGAAATCCGTAAGAAAATATCCGATCAGGCCCAGGAAAAATTGAGTGCCGAGCAGAAAAAATATCTGCTGCGAGAACAGATCAAGGTGATGCAACAGGAACTGGGTGAGGGCTCTGAAGAAAACGTTAGCCAGGAGTTACACAAGAAGCTCAGAGAGACTGAACTGCCGGAAAAGGTCAAAAAAGAGGTCGAAAAGGAGATGGCCAGACTGGAGCAAATTCCCCCGTCATCGGCAGAATATCAAGTTGCTTCTGCTCATCTGGAGTTGGTTTTTGAACTCCCATGGCAGAATCTGACCACGGACAATCTTGATTTAAACAATGCGCTTCAGGTCCTGGATGAAGATCATTACGGGTTAAAAGAAATAAAAGAACGGATCATTGAGCAACTGGCGGTCATGAAACTTAATCCCCGAGCTAAATCTCCGATCCTTTGCCTGATCGGGCCGCCGGGAGTTGGCAAAACTTCGTTGGGACAATCGATCGCCAGGGCGCTGGGGCGCAAGTTTGAACGTTTCAGTCTTGGAGGAATGCATGATGAGGCTGAGTTGCGTGGCCACCGGAGAACTTACATCGGCGCTATGCCGGGTCGAATTCTTCAGTCAATTCGTCGTGCCGGAGTTAAAAACCCGCTATTGATGCTGGATGAAGTTGACAAATTGGGACAAGATTTTCGTGGCGATCCAGCTGCCGCCCTGATGGAGATTCTTGATCCGGCTCAAAATGACTCTTTTCATGACAACTATCTTGACCTGCCCTTTGATCTTTCGCAGGTGTTTTTTATTACCACGGCGAACACGATCGACAACATTCCTAAGCCCTTGCTGGACCGGATGGAGACTCTTCGTTTGAGTGGTTACAGTGATGAGGAAAAAATGGAGATCGGACGCCGCTATCTGCTCCCGCGACAACGGACTGAAGCTGGATTAACCAGCGAGCAATTTACTGTTCCGGATGCTACTTTGACTGCTGTCATCCGTCGCTATACCCGCGAATCCGGAGTGAGGGAGCTGGAACGTATGTTGGGGCGGTTGGCCAGAAAAGTAGCAGTCCGTTTTGCTAAAGGGGAGACCACTCCGGTGCGTGTTTCCGTTCCTGATTTGCCTGAACAACTTGGCCCGGAACGGTTTTTTGTAGAACAACTGCGTAACGACCTTTCACCCGGTGTGGCGACCGGATTAGCCTGGACGGAATCCGGCGGCGACATTCTTTTTATCGAGGCTATAGAACTTCCTGACGGAGAAAAATTTACCTTGACCGGACATCTTGGCGAAGTGATGAAGGAGTCGGCCATGGCTGCCAATAGCTACGTTCTCTCCCATGGTAAAGAGCTTGGCATCAGCAGATGTTTTTCCGCAGTCCATCTTCATGTTCCTTCCGGGGCTATTCCCAAAGATGGTCCCTCGGCTGGAGTCACCATGGCCACAGCACTGGCTTCACTCTATCTTGATGAAGTGGTGAGAAGTGACACTGCGATGACTGGAGAAATTACCTTGAGTGGAATGGTCCTGCCGGTTGGTGGAGTCAAGGAAAAAGTTCTTGCAGCCCGCAGGGCTGGCCTCCTTCGGGTGATTCTTCCGCGTGAGAATAATAAGGATCTGACTTCTTTGCCGGATCAGGTCAAAGATGAAATGGAATTTATTTTTGTCGACCGGATTGAAGATGTTTTACGAGAAGCAATTCCCGGGTTGATTCAGGAACAAGCAACTCACGAAAAGTAA